ACTCTTCAACTAATTCTAATAATCGGTCGAAAGGAAACTGAGTGCCTGTAGTGACAAATAATGATTTCACTTTAAAATACCGACCCTTTGTATTGGACTGGGGCTTCATTGGCTAGGTGCTCCCATTGAGTTAATACTGCATGAGATATCTTTCGGGAGATTTTTCCACCTAAAGATAGTTCCTCAGAATTCGCAATGCTGTCCACCCAAATTGTTTTTGCTCCGACAAACCTGCCTGCAAAAATGGCTAATACACCAGGGGCTGCACCAGTTGTGATGACAACATTCGGTCTAAATTTTATTACCGTGATAAACATTTGCAGTAAAGAGTATAACAATGCGAGTTTTTCGTTTTGATTGGAGTCTTTTACAAGTATATAGTTTGAAATACCAGACTCTTCTGCTAAACCTTCGATTGTTGTCACAAATCTTACATTATGCCCAGTAAATGCAGGTTCAAGTAGCATTAGTTGTTTCCAATGTCCGCCCCCAGATGCTACAGCTAGTATTTTTTTACTTTTCATAAAAACTCTCGGTTCTTTATTATGTTTCTAGCCATGGATAGACAAGCCTCTGCCGATTGCATAATAAGCAAACCCTTTCTTTTTCATGCGAATAGGATCAAACATATTTCGACCATCAAAAATTGCCTTTGATGATATCTTTTCGCTGATTAAGTCAAAGTCAGGTGCCCGGAAGTTTTGCCATTCGGTACAAATAACCAATGCGTCAGCACCTTGTAAGGCCGCTTCTTTGGTGCCCATTAAAGCTAAGTCGTCTCGGTTACCACATATGCGTTGGGTTTCGTCCATTGATTCTGGATCAAATGCTTGAACTTTTGCACCAGCTGCCCATAAGTAGTTGAGTAAAACTAAACTAGAAGCTTCACGCATATCGTCGGTATTTGGTTTAAAAGATAAACCCCAAACCGCAAAGGTTTTGCCTTTTAATGCGTTGCTGTTGGTCGCTAGGTCAAAGTGTTTAGATATGTATTCGCTTAATTTATTCTTTTGACGATAGTTAACTGATTCAACTGATTTGAGTAATTCAGCTGTATAACCAATTGAGTCGGTTGTTCGGATTAGCGCTTGTACATCTTTCGGGAAACAAGACCCACCGTAACCACAACCAGGATATATAAACTGATAACCAATACGAGGGTCAGAGCCTATACCGTGGCGCACATTTTCAATATCTGCACCCACTTGTTCAGCTATATTAGCCATTTCATTCATAAAGCTAATTTTGGTGGCTAACATGCAGTTTGCCGCATATTTTGTTAGCTCAGCACTTTTAATATCCATTACAATAATTTTGTCATGGTTACGGTTAAAGGGTTCGTATAATTCACGCATTACGTCGGCTGATTCTTCAGAATCGGTACCAATAATGATTCTATCTGGCTTTTGACAGTCGTTAACCGCTGCGCCTTCTTTTAAAAACTCTGGATTTGATACAACTGAATATTTAAGGTCGCTTTTATTTGCTGTCTGTAATGTTTTTAAAACTGTTGCAGAAACTTTTTCTGCGGTGCCTACTGGTACTGTTGACTTATTAATTATTATTTTTTCAGACGTCATGTGGGTGGCAATAGTTTCGGCCACTTTTAATACGTATTTTAAGTCGGCTGAGCCATCTTCATCGGGAGGGGTGCCAACGGCAATAAAATGCAATTTAGCAAATTCTACACCGAATTTAGCATCTGTAGTGAAAGTCAGGCGTCCTTCAGAATACGTTTTGTTAACTAGTGCGGTTAAGCCGGGTTCATAAATTGGAATGATTCCTGCTTTTAAATTATCGATTTTGTTCTGATCAATATCAACACAGCATACATCATGACCTGCGTCAGCAAGGACGGTTGCCTGCACTAGGCCTACATAACCAATTCCATAAAAAGTGACTTTCACTTGTGCTCCTTAACTAAATTTGTAATAGCTATTTTAATAAACATTCTTCCCCACAAACCCTCTGAGAACGGTAAAAATAACAATTTTAAAATCGAACCACAGAGACCAGTTACGAATGTAATGTAGGTCGTACTTAATACGCATTTCCATTTTTTCGACTGTGTCGGTTTCGCCGCGCCAGCCACTGACTTGGGCCCAGCCGGTAATGCCAGGTTTCATTTTGTGGCGTAACATATAGTAGGTAATTTGTTTACGGTATAACTCGTTGTGTGACACGGCATGGGGCCTTGGTCCGACAACCGACATGTCACCCTGTAATACGTTAAAAAACTGAGGTAATTCGTCTAATGAGGTTCTGCGTAAAAATGCGCCTAATGGGGTAATGCGGGCGTCACCTTTGGTGGCTTGTTTTACCACTTCGCCGTTGTCTTGGGTGGTCATAGACCTAAACTTCCAAATTTTTATTTTTTTGCCATCCATGCCATAGCGGTTTTGTTTAAATATTACCGGGCCTTTAGAAGTAAGTTTAATGGCGGCTGCAATGATTAACATGGGGATGGCAATAATACACATGATGATACTGGCTAATACAATGTCTTCAGCACGTTTAAGTGCCGACGAGCCACC
The sequence above is a segment of the Paraglaciecola sp. L3A3 genome. Coding sequences within it:
- a CDS encoding UDP-glucose/GDP-mannose dehydrogenase family protein — its product is MKVTFYGIGYVGLVQATVLADAGHDVCCVDIDQNKIDNLKAGIIPIYEPGLTALVNKTYSEGRLTFTTDAKFGVEFAKLHFIAVGTPPDEDGSADLKYVLKVAETIATHMTSEKIIINKSTVPVGTAEKVSATVLKTLQTANKSDLKYSVVSNPEFLKEGAAVNDCQKPDRIIIGTDSEESADVMRELYEPFNRNHDKIIVMDIKSAELTKYAANCMLATKISFMNEMANIAEQVGADIENVRHGIGSDPRIGYQFIYPGCGYGGSCFPKDVQALIRTTDSIGYTAELLKSVESVNYRQKNKLSEYISKHFDLATNSNALKGKTFAVWGLSFKPNTDDMREASSLVLLNYLWAAGAKVQAFDPESMDETQRICGNRDDLALMGTKEAALQGADALVICTEWQNFRAPDFDLISEKISSKAIFDGRNMFDPIRMKKKGFAYYAIGRGLSIHG